The Fragaria vesca subsp. vesca linkage group LG2, FraVesHawaii_1.0, whole genome shotgun sequence genome includes a window with the following:
- the LOC101313081 gene encoding uncharacterized protein LOC101313081 isoform 3, with translation MSLLSKAGSLLRQTANRQSIHHSIRCPSSMGTQQALRGPTDQQSVRTACTKSGEVDGKTFMDSDSRRSTGLGFTTSGAILHMEVQDLHSRLIRCEHKVVGLAINDIIGQRRSFSSGATGNAGGGNKPQINSARPKHDRTAASYLPNLSVFSHITSGIEGIMADYVHQKMTKEFFSLCFSLFFLIIMKDLFLFLVFP, from the exons ATGTCTCTCCTAAGTAAAGCTGGGAGTCTTCTTAGGCAGACTGCAAACAGGCAGTCCATCCATCACTCGATACGATGCCCATCGTCCATGGGAACCCAACAAGCCTTGAGAG GTCCGACAGATCAACAAAGTGTGAGGACAGCATGCACAAAATCTGGTGAAGTTGATG GAAAAACCTTCATGGACAGTGATAGCAGAAGATCTACAGGACTTGGATTCACTACTTCTGGTGCCATCTTGCACATGGAGGTGCAG GATCTCCATAGTAGGTTGATCAGATGTGAACACAAGGTTGTAGGGTTGGCTATCAACGATATTATTGGTCAGAGAAGAAGCTTTTCCAGTGGAGCTACTGGAAACGCTGGGGGTGGTAACAAGCCACAAATCAATTCGGCACGTCCAAAACATGACAGAACTGCAGCAAGTTACCTACCAAATCTATCTGTGTTCTCTCACATAACTTCAGGGATCGAAGGGATCATGGCGGATTATGTTCACCAAAAAATGACCAAAGAATTTTTCTCTTTATGTTTCAGCTTGTTCTTTTTGATCATCATGAAAGATCTTTTCTTGTTTCTCGTTTTTCCTTAG
- the LOC101313081 gene encoding uncharacterized protein LOC101313081 isoform 1 produces MPIVHGNPTSLERSNSFQNSQIVPCLWGNFVLTRFEFCNAGPTDQQSVRTACTKSGEVDGKTFMDSDSRRSTGLGFTTSGAILHMEVQDLHSRLIRCEHKVVGLAINDIIGQRRSFSSGATGNAGGGNKPQINSARPKHDRTAASYLPNLSVFSHITSGIEGIMADYVHQKMTKEFFSLCFSLFFLIIMKDLFLFLVFP; encoded by the exons ATGCCCATCGTCCATGGGAACCCAACAAGCCTTGAGAGGTCTAATTCTTTTCAGAATTCCCAAATAGTTCCTTGTTTGTGGGGCAATTTTGTGCTGACAAGGTTTGAATTTTGTAATGCAGGTCCGACAGATCAACAAAGTGTGAGGACAGCATGCACAAAATCTGGTGAAGTTGATG GAAAAACCTTCATGGACAGTGATAGCAGAAGATCTACAGGACTTGGATTCACTACTTCTGGTGCCATCTTGCACATGGAGGTGCAG GATCTCCATAGTAGGTTGATCAGATGTGAACACAAGGTTGTAGGGTTGGCTATCAACGATATTATTGGTCAGAGAAGAAGCTTTTCCAGTGGAGCTACTGGAAACGCTGGGGGTGGTAACAAGCCACAAATCAATTCGGCACGTCCAAAACATGACAGAACTGCAGCAAGTTACCTACCAAATCTATCTGTGTTCTCTCACATAACTTCAGGGATCGAAGGGATCATGGCGGATTATGTTCACCAAAAAATGACCAAAGAATTTTTCTCTTTATGTTTCAGCTTGTTCTTTTTGATCATCATGAAAGATCTTTTCTTGTTTCTCGTTTTTCCTTAG
- the LOC101293540 gene encoding MLP-like protein 43-like, with amino-acid sequence MSSELFGKLETEVEINAPAAKYHELFTRRPHHLSSIRPDRIQSCELLEGQWGRQGSVIYWNYCYDGKTTVATDLIEAVDDEKNSVTFKVIDGPLLEHYKSFRLIVEATPKGDGNSLVHLAVEYEKLHDQVSDPHSLLQFVADLSKDMGAHLSTQP; translated from the exons ATGTCATCTGAACTTTTTGGTAAGTTGGAGACTGAAGTTGAAATCAACGCTCCAGCTGCCAAGTACCACGAACTCTTCACGCGCCGGCCACACCACCTTTCCAGTATCAGACCTGATAGAATTCAGAGCTGTGAGTTACTTGAAGGTCAATGGGGACGTCAGGGTTCAGTCATCTACTGGAATTATTGCTATG ACGGGAAAACTACGGTGGCTACTGATTTGATTGAAGCGGTAGACGACGAAAAGAATTCTGTGACCTTCAAAGTGATTGATGGACCTCTTCTGGAGCACTACAAGAGCTTCAGGCTCATTGTGGAAGCCACTCCGAAAGGTGACGGGAACAGCTTGGTTCATTTGGCTGTAGAATATGAAAAGCTTCATGACCAAGTTTCAGACCCGCATAGCTTGCTCCAGTTTGTAGCTGATCTCTCCAAAGATATGGGTGCTCACCTCAGTACCCAACCCTAA